A genome region from Constrictibacter sp. MBR-5 includes the following:
- a CDS encoding OmpA family protein, with protein MMAAAAAFSLLACAGAVKAQDCAGEATAMQQRLSTMPAEAARREAGVLAQAAAAFADLDNESACRRALAEAQRVIEQPRPPAATAATAPSPAMETPAPAAASAGSGAAAEAPLASAGSRPPPVSTVPEPTAVYFGIGASSLDAAARRAITPLAERAAADGLQVRLRGFTDSTGSRELNLALSRKRVESVAAAFKKAGVPGDRIAMDWEGIDPALPDQSNRSAEKSRRVEIELAR; from the coding sequence ATGATGGCCGCAGCGGCGGCGTTCTCGCTCCTGGCTTGCGCCGGCGCTGTCAAGGCTCAGGATTGCGCGGGAGAGGCGACCGCGATGCAGCAGCGATTGTCGACGATGCCGGCAGAGGCCGCGCGGCGCGAGGCGGGTGTCCTTGCGCAGGCAGCGGCCGCATTTGCCGATCTGGACAACGAGAGTGCCTGCCGCCGTGCCCTCGCGGAAGCCCAGCGGGTTATCGAACAGCCGCGCCCGCCCGCCGCGACGGCGGCCACCGCGCCGAGTCCCGCCATGGAGACACCCGCGCCAGCTGCGGCATCAGCTGGATCGGGAGCCGCGGCCGAGGCGCCGCTCGCCTCCGCTGGTTCCCGACCCCCGCCTGTTTCGACGGTGCCAGAACCGACGGCGGTATACTTCGGCATCGGCGCCTCGTCTCTCGATGCCGCCGCCCGGCGCGCGATCACGCCCCTCGCAGAGCGCGCGGCAGCAGACGGCCTGCAGGTACGGCTGCGCGGCTTCACCGATTCGACCGGTTCACGAGAACTCAACCTCGCCCTGTCGCGCAAGCGCGTCGAGAGCGTTGCCGCGGCCTTCAAGAAAGCGGGCGTGCCGGGGGATCGGATCGCCATGGACTGGGAGGGCATCGACCCTGCCCTGCCCGATCAGTCGAACCGGTCTGCGGAGAAGAGCAGACGCGTCGAGATCGAACTCGCACGCTGA
- a CDS encoding acyl-CoA dehydrogenase family protein, giving the protein MTTLDLRARMTAFASEQVRPRPDLATLHELPPDVWRALGDAGLMGLGVPSAFGGTDVQPEEQAALGEILVAVGRNLGVSTIWQGHNTLTRYLFGFANEAQKEKWLPRLAAGETTVAVAISEPGVGAHPKHLATRATRAGGRWRLDGRKAYVTNGPLASLFAVLAVSGEDGGRKRYSVFLVERDTPGLGFGEGHVGERLLPAGHCGLILDGCEVGDDAVLAPLHDAYRAVAQPLRDVEDLLRLGPLVGAILAQVDLIAERASLGEEDREAVGGLLARADGLRALRRAAFAADPTARQPLLLAVVGIARDAQSILDGIRERTGLSEDPVLSRFAADMGVILGIARYVERSRLRGLADARLGRVD; this is encoded by the coding sequence ATGACGACGCTGGATCTCCGCGCGCGAATGACGGCATTCGCGTCGGAGCAGGTACGCCCGCGTCCCGATCTGGCGACGCTGCATGAGTTGCCGCCCGATGTCTGGCGCGCGCTGGGCGATGCTGGACTGATGGGACTCGGCGTGCCGAGCGCCTTCGGCGGCACCGACGTTCAGCCGGAGGAGCAGGCGGCGCTGGGCGAAATCCTCGTCGCCGTCGGCCGCAATCTCGGGGTCTCCACCATCTGGCAAGGCCACAACACGCTCACCCGGTACCTGTTCGGGTTTGCGAACGAAGCCCAGAAGGAAAAATGGCTGCCGCGACTGGCGGCGGGCGAGACGACGGTGGCCGTGGCGATATCCGAGCCCGGGGTCGGCGCGCACCCCAAGCACCTCGCCACCCGCGCGACTCGCGCAGGCGGTCGCTGGCGCCTCGATGGTCGAAAGGCCTATGTGACGAACGGGCCGCTTGCCAGCCTGTTCGCGGTCCTCGCCGTCAGTGGCGAGGACGGCGGCCGAAAGCGCTACAGCGTGTTCCTCGTCGAGCGCGATACGCCCGGTCTCGGCTTCGGCGAAGGCCATGTCGGCGAGAGGCTTCTGCCGGCCGGGCACTGTGGGCTGATACTCGACGGCTGCGAAGTTGGTGACGACGCTGTGCTGGCGCCGTTGCACGACGCCTATCGCGCCGTCGCCCAGCCCTTGCGGGACGTCGAGGACCTTCTGCGATTGGGGCCGCTGGTCGGCGCGATTCTCGCGCAGGTGGATCTGATCGCCGAGCGGGCCAGCCTGGGCGAGGAGGATCGCGAGGCTGTCGGCGGCCTCCTCGCTCGTGCCGACGGGCTTCGCGCGCTGCGTCGTGCGGCTTTCGCCGCCGATCCCACGGCGCGGCAGCCGCTGCTCCTCGCCGTCGTCGGGATCGCTCGTGATGCCCAATCGATTCTCGATGGCATCCGCGAACGGACCGGCCTGTCCGAAGACCCGGTACTGTCCCGTTTTGCGGCTGACATGGGCGTCATTCTGGGAATCGCGCGCTATGTCGAGCGCAGCCGGCTCCGGGGGCTGGCCGATGCGCGGCTCGGGCGGGTAGATTGA
- a CDS encoding DUF465 domain-containing protein yields MDLAVRLNSLMAKHAEIEREIETENAKPAPDEVRMSALKKQKLKLKDEITDLQRRSSPAVASA; encoded by the coding sequence ATGGATTTGGCGGTTCGGCTCAATTCGCTCATGGCGAAGCACGCAGAAATCGAACGGGAAATCGAGACCGAGAACGCCAAACCGGCACCGGACGAAGTCCGGATGTCAGCCCTCAAAAAGCAGAAGCTCAAACTCAAGGACGAGATTACCGATCTCCAGCGGCGCAGCAGCCCCGCCGTAGCGTCGGCCTGA
- a CDS encoding universal stress protein, with amino-acid sequence MKNILVPVNESDGLPSMIETAVLVAEMFEGHIEGLRVRQDTSAVLAADDLGAASPALLENFDREEAERGRRAREVFEGYLQGRHRDAGGRFTSSWLQVNASDTDVGGHGRLFDVIVVGRPTRARTSPPVSVLEAALFETGRPILIAPPTPPVGLGKEVVIAWNGSTETALTIAHGMPYLARARQITVLTIEGGTVPGPTGTEVAAKLRRHGFAVDAVTIPPNGRSVGEAILEESSRLGADLLLKGGYTQSRLRQMIFGGATHHILAEATLPVLMAH; translated from the coding sequence GTGAAGAATATCCTCGTGCCTGTGAACGAATCGGACGGCCTCCCGTCGATGATCGAGACCGCCGTGCTCGTCGCCGAGATGTTCGAAGGTCACATCGAAGGGCTGCGCGTGCGCCAGGATACGAGCGCCGTCCTTGCCGCCGACGACCTCGGGGCGGCGTCGCCGGCGCTGTTGGAGAACTTCGACCGGGAGGAGGCGGAGCGGGGCCGCCGCGCGCGTGAGGTCTTCGAGGGATATCTGCAGGGGCGGCACCGCGACGCCGGCGGGCGCTTCACGTCGAGTTGGCTTCAGGTGAACGCGTCGGACACCGATGTCGGCGGCCATGGCCGCCTGTTCGACGTCATCGTCGTCGGCCGTCCGACCCGGGCGCGGACATCGCCGCCGGTCTCGGTCCTCGAAGCGGCGCTGTTCGAAACCGGCCGGCCCATCCTGATCGCACCGCCGACACCTCCCGTCGGCCTGGGCAAGGAAGTCGTGATCGCCTGGAACGGCAGCACGGAGACGGCTCTGACCATAGCGCACGGCATGCCCTATCTGGCACGGGCCCGGCAGATCACCGTCCTTACGATAGAGGGCGGCACGGTTCCGGGGCCGACCGGCACGGAAGTAGCGGCGAAGCTTCGCCGACATGGATTCGCCGTCGACGCGGTCACCATTCCCCCAAACGGCCGTTCGGTCGGGGAGGCGATCCTCGAGGAATCGTCGAGGCTCGGCGCCGACCTGCTGCTCAAGGGCGGCTACACCCAGAGCCGGCTGAGGCAGATGATCTTCGGCGGCGCGACGCACCATATCCTGGCCGAGGCAACCCTGCCTGTGCTGATGGCCCACTAG
- a CDS encoding phosphodiesterase, which produces MIVVQIGDTHIDPARPAAGGRIDTAEALARCIAQINALEPQPTLVLHTGDLVERRTPAEYAAFREIAAALRAPFYAIPGNHDGRDAMRAAFTDAPWMPQDGDFIQFTIDDAGPLRLVALDCTVPGAGSGALCDERLSWLAARLAEAPARPTIVALHHPPFPTGLPEIDRGGFGGLDAFKAIIADNVQVERVVSGHVHRAMHVRFGGTIASTVPSTCYQFALDTTEGAPLAYMMEPPAFAVHRWTAHGLLSHLVPIGSWDGPFPFLKDGRTIR; this is translated from the coding sequence GTGATCGTCGTCCAGATCGGCGACACGCACATCGATCCCGCGCGACCGGCGGCGGGCGGGCGGATCGACACCGCGGAGGCGCTCGCCCGCTGCATCGCCCAGATAAACGCGCTTGAGCCGCAGCCGACCCTCGTTCTCCATACGGGCGACCTGGTCGAGCGCCGGACGCCCGCGGAATACGCCGCGTTCAGGGAGATCGCCGCGGCCCTCCGCGCGCCCTTTTACGCCATTCCCGGCAATCACGATGGCCGCGATGCGATGCGTGCCGCGTTCACCGATGCGCCATGGATGCCGCAGGACGGCGACTTCATCCAATTCACGATCGACGACGCGGGCCCCCTGCGCCTCGTCGCCCTCGACTGCACCGTTCCGGGAGCCGGAAGCGGCGCACTCTGCGATGAGCGCCTCTCCTGGCTCGCCGCGCGCTTGGCCGAGGCGCCGGCGCGGCCGACGATCGTCGCCCTGCATCACCCGCCTTTCCCCACGGGACTTCCAGAGATCGACCGCGGCGGCTTCGGCGGGTTGGATGCGTTCAAGGCGATCATTGCCGACAACGTTCAGGTCGAGCGTGTCGTGTCGGGCCATGTGCACCGCGCGATGCATGTCCGCTTCGGCGGGACGATCGCGTCGACGGTGCCGTCCACCTGCTACCAGTTCGCGCTCGACACGACCGAGGGCGCACCGCTCGCCTACATGATGGAACCCCCGGCCTTCGCCGTGCATCGATGGACGGCCCACGGGCTTCTATCGCACCTCGTGCCGATCGGTAGTTGGGATGGCCCCTTCCCCTTCCTCAAGGACGGCCGCACGATCCGCTGA
- a CDS encoding alpha-hydroxy acid oxidase: MLNDAGEGFLNLHEIVRAARLKLPLHTWDYLIGGTESETTVRRNRHALDTVAFRPRVLRDVSSIDCSSSLFGVKTRLPVALAPIGGLESFDAGGAATGAKAAGEFGVFHIVSSVCQPGLEPAAEASSGPKIFQLYVRGDDAWIDDHVHRAKAAGYNAFCLTVDTAVYSRRERDIARRFVKPWRTRAAGLSYQAGLTWDHVKRFKDQHDLPLILKGIATAEDAVVACEHGVDVVYVSNHGGRQLDHGRGSFDVLPEVVDAVAKRAKVMVDGAFCRGTDILKAIAVGADAVGIGRLYGYGMAAGGQAGVVRMLELLEEEIVESMGLLGVASLAELDRSFLHPAASVVEPHVHSAFPHLSLDERDYR; this comes from the coding sequence ATGCTGAACGACGCCGGAGAGGGATTCCTCAACCTGCACGAAATCGTGCGCGCGGCGCGCCTGAAGCTGCCGCTGCACACATGGGACTATCTGATCGGCGGAACCGAGTCGGAGACGACTGTCCGGCGCAACCGGCACGCACTGGACACGGTGGCCTTCCGTCCGCGCGTCCTGCGTGACGTCTCGTCGATCGACTGCTCGTCGAGCCTCTTCGGCGTGAAGACGCGACTGCCGGTGGCACTGGCGCCGATCGGCGGGCTCGAATCCTTCGATGCCGGCGGCGCCGCGACCGGCGCCAAGGCGGCGGGCGAATTCGGCGTGTTCCATATCGTCAGTTCGGTATGCCAGCCGGGGCTCGAGCCCGCGGCGGAGGCTTCGAGTGGTCCGAAGATCTTTCAGCTCTATGTCCGAGGCGACGACGCCTGGATCGACGACCACGTCCACCGCGCTAAGGCGGCAGGATATAATGCCTTCTGCCTGACCGTCGATACCGCCGTCTATAGCCGCCGGGAGCGCGATATCGCACGGCGTTTCGTGAAGCCCTGGCGCACGCGTGCCGCGGGCCTCAGCTATCAGGCCGGACTGACCTGGGACCATGTGAAGCGGTTCAAGGACCAGCATGACCTGCCGCTGATCCTGAAGGGGATCGCGACGGCGGAAGATGCCGTGGTCGCGTGCGAGCACGGGGTCGATGTCGTCTACGTGTCGAACCATGGCGGTCGCCAGCTCGATCACGGTCGCGGGTCCTTCGACGTCCTGCCGGAGGTGGTCGACGCGGTCGCCAAGCGGGCGAAGGTCATGGTGGATGGCGCTTTCTGCCGTGGCACCGATATCTTGAAGGCGATCGCCGTCGGCGCCGACGCTGTCGGCATCGGTCGGCTGTACGGCTACGGCATGGCCGCGGGCGGACAGGCGGGTGTCGTCCGAATGCTGGAACTCCTGGAAGAGGAAATCGTCGAGAGCATGGGCCTTCTCGGCGTGGCCAGTCTCGCCGAGTTGGACCGGTCTTTCCTGCACCCCGCCGCATCGGTGGTGGAGCCGCATGTCCACAGCGCGTTCCCGCATCTCAGCCTCGACGAACGCGACTATCGCTGA